Proteins co-encoded in one Methanobacterium veterum genomic window:
- the lysA gene encoding diaminopimelate decarboxylase yields the protein MQFDLKTNEKGNLSIGGADAVELTEKYDTPLYVIDEMKIRDNYNRLYNAFSSQYEDFKIFYACKANTNLAVMRILEQEGSCIDAVSPGEVYTSLLAGFEPERILYTGNNVTDEELKFAVSSGVTINLDSISALKRLSKLTDPEKVRISFRVNPMVGAGHHEHCITGGELSKFGVMEKEAADVYSLAQDLGFTPVGIHTHIGSGILDPEPFMLAVETLMDITGKVHEEAGVKFEFIDFGGGLGIPYEPHENKLDIDHFSKEIVGLFKNKLNEYNLGKPTMYLEPGRYIVGNASTLLTKVNTIKQSYRKFAGVDAGFNTLLRPSMYGSYHHIVVANKPEAEATQNIDIAGNVCESGDLFARDRPLPEIEEGDVLAILNAGAYGFSMSSQYNSRPKTAEVLVTDGESEVIRERETFADVLAKQNVPVRLLK from the coding sequence ATGCAATTTGATCTTAAAACAAATGAAAAAGGAAATTTAAGCATCGGTGGAGCAGATGCTGTAGAACTCACAGAAAAATATGACACCCCTCTTTACGTTATAGACGAGATGAAAATAAGGGATAATTACAACAGGCTGTACAACGCATTTTCCAGCCAGTACGAAGACTTTAAGATATTTTACGCCTGTAAAGCTAATACAAACCTTGCAGTAATGAGAATACTGGAACAGGAAGGAAGCTGTATTGATGCAGTGTCCCCTGGAGAAGTGTATACCTCACTCCTTGCAGGATTTGAACCTGAAAGGATCTTATACACAGGGAACAACGTTACTGATGAAGAACTTAAATTCGCAGTATCATCAGGTGTTACAATCAACCTGGATTCAATTTCAGCCCTTAAAAGGCTTTCAAAATTAACAGACCCTGAAAAAGTCAGGATATCATTCAGGGTAAACCCAATGGTAGGTGCTGGACACCACGAACACTGCATAACCGGTGGTGAACTATCTAAGTTCGGTGTTATGGAAAAAGAAGCAGCAGATGTTTACAGCTTAGCACAAGATCTCGGATTTACACCTGTCGGAATTCATACCCACATAGGATCTGGAATACTTGACCCTGAACCATTCATGCTCGCAGTCGAAACCCTTATGGACATTACAGGAAAAGTACACGAAGAAGCAGGAGTTAAATTTGAATTTATAGACTTCGGTGGCGGACTTGGAATTCCATACGAGCCACATGAAAACAAACTTGACATAGACCACTTTTCAAAAGAAATTGTAGGACTCTTTAAAAACAAATTAAATGAGTACAACCTCGGAAAACCTACAATGTACCTCGAACCAGGCAGATATATCGTTGGAAACGCTTCAACACTCCTTACAAAAGTAAATACCATAAAACAGAGCTACAGGAAATTTGCAGGTGTAGATGCTGGTTTTAACACACTTCTACGTCCTTCAATGTACGGTTCATATCATCACATCGTGGTTGCAAACAAGCCAGAAGCAGAAGCTACCCAGAATATAGACATTGCTGGAAATGTATGTGAATCTGGAGATTTATTTGCAAGGGACAGACCACTGCCTGAAATTGAAGAAGGAGATGTACTTGCGATCTTAAATGCGGGAGCATATGGATTTTCAATGTCATCACAGTACAATTCACGCCCAAAAACCGCGGAAGTGCTTGTAACTGACGGTGAAAGCGAAGTTATAAGGGAGAGGGAAACCTTTGCAGATGTCCTTGCAAAACAGAATGTGCCTGTAAGGCTTTTAAAATAG